The sequence CCATGTGCGGCCAATGTAATGCCCCTGTTGTTCACCGCTGGGATTTCATTTTCATAAAATTTCAATTTCATTACAGGACTACGGGGAAGTTTACTGTAGCCTAGATCATGCAGACTGAGAAATAAGTCGTCGTTTTCGGAAACCCAGAGGTGTCATTGCGTATTGTGCTAACGCATGTGATTGTCGTGAAAACTACAGCCTATGACTGAAAATTCAGCGTCATTGGAGTGAAAGACCACAGTGGgtgtatgatgtgtgttgaGGATCCGTAGGACAAGGACAAGACTCTTTTccaaaataataatatttgACGTCACTGCTGCGGTTACTTTAATGTTTATTATTTTGGAATAATTTCTCCTCGTATTAAGCTGTATGCTTATTAGGTATTTTGAAAAATAGCACTGCCTGCGCTACACAGGACGTTTTCTTTATATATTAGGTGCCTTTAAAATGCACACTGTTAAGGCTACAGTTTAAATTCAAAACACTAAATAAATTAGGTTACTTATGTTCCACTAGAAATTTGACATATTATTTCCTTCTCATTCATAATGTTTTTTCAAAAGTTACAACTGACAAGTAGCTTTTTTACACAACAAGGAAGGTAATGACTGCTAAAAATCCTTACCAGTTCTTCCCTGCATTGTTTTTTTGGCTCCTCGAAATAAGCCTTGAATAATCTAAATGTATAATTTAGCTTGACTGGTAGAactaaacctgtgtgtgtgtgtgtgtgtgtgtttacgtgtgtgacTGCACCTTCGATTTACTGTGCCTCCCAGTCGGCCACTGCATAACACGGTGTCAGATCTGGGCCGGCAGTGAGCCAGAGACCGCTGATATCCATACCGCTAGTCCTTTAGACTCTCTCTTTGGCTAAGAGTGCAGTTGACCTTGAGTTCCCTCCCTGTGACCTTGACGGTCTGTGTTGTGGTTGCCACAGCTGCATTGCTCAGATGGTCGTTGGTGGTTGGTGGTCAGCGTTTGGAAAGAGTCTGCTCTCTCAGGCTCTCTGTGTTGAGTATGCTTGTTTGGGTTTTACATCGTTGCGTATGATATAACCAGCGCCATACCAGTGACAGTGACATGATTTGATTGGAGGATTCTTATATTTACATAATGGTGTACAGTTTGTGCTTGTTATATTGACCTTAGGATTGCAGTGCTTTATTAATCAAATCTGCTACAGATTATCAATAACTgaagtttgtgtctgtgtttatgtatgtgtgtgtgcatgtgtgtgtgtgcatgtatttatatatgtgtgtatgtgtatgtgtgtttatgtgtgtgtgtgtgtgtgtgtgtgtgtgtgtgtgtgtgtgtgtgtgtgtgtgtgtgtgtgtgtgtgaatgtcatgTTGCTCATTTGCATTATGTGTGGGCATATGTGTTCTGTTTTGTTCATGTGTATTATTTGACCACGTATGGATGTGTTTCCCATGTCTCTGGGTGTTGTctcctcctgcacacacaccctgtatgtgttctgtgtctcgtgcctactgtatgtgggtgtgttttaCTGATATGAATATTTATGCCCTGTTTATTTACACTGTctaatgttaatgtgtgtgtgtgtgtgtgtgtgtgttcttttctcCACACAGGGGCTAATATGAGGAAGCCTGTTGGTGTGCCCGACCCAGGAAGGCATCAAGCTCCTGCTGACTCTCTCTAAATCCTCCAGCTGTCCTGTCATGCCTTGCTCCCCATAGACCCCCCGGCTCTCATAACCACACGctacaacgcacacacactcactgaagcccccccacccccccccaccccacgcagccctcacaacacacacacacacacacacacacagtagccatgggtctggacACGGCATCACATGAACCCCTGCTGAGCGCAGGGTGCAAAAGGCAGCGGTACCTACACATGCGCAGGAAGTTGAGACCGCTGCGGATCGCCGGCTTCCTTCTGAGTCTGGCAGCAATAAGCACAGTCCCTTTCGCTCTGGGTGCCTTCCCGTCGGCCTTCGGCACGCACCCTTCGcttgcctcctcttcctcctctctgttaGGCGGGGCGCAGGTCCTCCTTGTGGACTCGCCGCACAGGACTTTGCTGTCCACTGACCGCTGGCGCTCGGGCGACAACGCCTCGGCGGAGGACTCGCCGGTGGCCATGCGCTCGTCCGCGGCGGACGGCAACGAGTCGCAGGGCGAGTACCCGCAGGACCTGTTCACACTGGCGGAGCGGCGACAGGGCGCCGTCCTGCTCCACATGTTCGGCATGCTCTACATGTTCATCGCCCTGGCCATCGTCTGCGACGAGTTCTTCGTGCCGGCACTCACCGTCATCACCGAGAAGTTTGGCATCTCCGACGACGTGGCCGGCGCCACCTTCATGGCGGCGGGGGGCTCTGCCCCCGAGCTCTTCACCTCCGTCATCGGCGTGTTCATCTCCCACAGCAACGTGGGCATCGGCACCATCGTGGGATCGGCCGTCTTCAACATTCTCTTTGTCATCGGGATGTGCGCGCTCTTCTCCAGGGAGATCCTCAACCTCACCTGGTGGCCGCTCTTCCGCGACGTCTCCTTCTACATCTTGGACCTTATCATGCTCATCGTCTTCTTCCTGGATAACTACATCACCTACGCGGAGAGCCTCGGGCTGCTGTCGGCCTATGCTTCGTACGTGATCTTCATGAAGTTCAACTCCAACATGGAGTCGTTTGTCAAATCCTGCCTGAACCGGAATCAGGTTGTGGAAGTGGAGGCTCCACCAAAGGTCAGTCCTGCTTATGTCATTTTTGAAACTCCTTTTCTTCCCCTATGATTAATATCAGCTCTGCCCGGTCCCCAAGAGGGTCGTCCGTCCCGTCTGAGGAGGGTGCAGTTATTTGTGTCTCAGGAACACAGGCGTCTTGACGCTGAGTAGGCCTGGGAATGTTGCCAGGCAACAGGTAGACATTTTCTCTCCTGCGATAGTAGCCCTTTTCCTCAACAtcgtaactctctctctttttatctccaCTCTTGGTCTTTTTCTTGTTTCTCTCTTGTCTatgtatcactctctctctctagctatttctctttctctctcgcatctttcccttctctctctctctctgtctctcttccctgCTTCTCTGTTGGTCTCACTTCTGTGGTTATTGATTTGAAGAGGCCGTTTGGTGGGAAGGTGGGCTGAAGGTGGGCTGTTTTTCCTTCtcccaaaatgaattctgtcatctcttctcctgtcacacaatttttttcTACCAAAGTAGAAATAGTCATTCACTTGCAGTAAATGTTGCGTAATTGACTTGTCACTGACTttcagtgttgtataaagtactagaaagcaatacttgagtaaaagtacaagtatcgtactagaaaaagactttggtagaagtgaaagttgccttttagaatattacttaagtaaaagtcttaaagtatctgatatatactgtacttaagtatcaaaagtaattttctgatatttaatgcacttaagtatttgaagtaaaagtaaaaacttttgaacttttattgtaaactttattttggctttcttatagtacagcataaagcatattcagggttcccatatcttcttaatctcactcatcaaatcaaatcacattcttttctaggactttttaggcacaattctctgaaatgaaaaataaataacttatttctttcacaaaaagcttactccccaggtcaccatcactcacacacacacacagacaacctatgtccagcagctgaaactgaaaaggtgtctgttcatcttcaaaagaagctggttttcaaagttgccagaattcagtgcctgggagtttcaggcccaagaccgaccATGTGGtgggaaattggataaatttagcaacatttcagctcttactatcctgtagtttttattagtaccatggttcaacaaatgtgtaaaggttatataataattcactttaactgagaagttaacaaaaaatattccactattccacaagttaccaaaacagaaagaaaaaaagcctttgaaatgtagcctatcccatgcttccacaaagaggcatattgaactaatgtttaggctacatgttttttgcatgggtaggctatattgttgtttggtgatttagcctactcctttactacaccctcttctgagcaaacaaggcatataggtttatcattagtcatggcctcctcatcactaatttcgggctcatcattttcagtggtcgactggttgatctgctgctcggtctctcctggcctctttctaccctccatccttcctgacgcttgtgtctactgtagggccggcttggctatccgtatctgagaaaactgtttggaaaagacgggctatatggacccaaccaactctttttgggaggggagaactccctcacgtaggctacaacccatgcagaggcattgcattggtgtcatgcacagaatgcggaacgtgtcctactttaagaaaagatagactaacgtgacaaatgtcaatatttgttTCCTCGACCGGGCCAATAGTGAAGCggccaccgggaattctcccaattacccaccccgggcctgattcagtcttactcttcttggactgaagacaacTCCTGCGATGCTATAgataaatagcctttcacaggccgctaGGGCAGGTAGCCGttgtacagaaacatttcttgcaaatacggccacgggtgtatttttttttttttttttttttttgtgcttatatagcgccaaaacattacacatgtatcatatGTGTATGACGTTAtattcaccactaccctgttcaccgagttcaccactatcgttggggtggtcgtctatgataatgggaggtcctccagtaggtgctcgtgcttccatggcggtttcagttgtgcgtcctcctcctttagcaacaaacaagcgctgaaatagagcgtgcagcgtgcggagcgtgcgtaatgcaatctaggagcagtgattcgccaaacctcccttattgcagtcgcacacatttcttctaattttatgttttagtaacgagtaacgaagatgcttagtggaaatataacggagtaaaagtatacattttatctaggaaatgtagtggagtaaaagtggaAGTTGgcataaatttaaatagcgaagtaaagtacagatacgtgaaatttctactgaagtacagtaacgaagtatttatttacattacattacaacactgctgACTTTTCACTTATAGAATCGCTTATTTTAAAGTAATTCAAATatttattatcatatatgttgtTGGCTACAGCAGAGGTTGTCGAATCAGATAGCAAGCACACATTGGCCCAATGTTAGTATTGATTGTCAGTGTCGGTGGTGGAATTTCAACGGCGAAACAATGTCACACCAACGTTAGCCCCTCAAGCAATTGTATATCGAATGTTGGTTTATAGTCATGTTCGGCGACAAAGCCAACGTGTcacttaaagaaaaaaaaaaatacaattattACACAAGGTTTATGCAACAGTGTTTCAAAAAACATTAAAGCAATGTCTGAATGAATAGTTGGTAAAAGTGGTATACTTTGTATTGCCTCTTATAACAAGAGGATTAACAACGTCGAAACACTGTCACGCCAATGGCAGTCCACCACCAACTGGCTGTTTGCACCTGCAGTGATTGTCAATAACACAACTTTTATTAAGTGATACCTTACACCTGCATTTGTTTGTAAGACTAGGATAGGCTACTtttttattttgactgtttcccCTTATAATTGTATTCTTAGAGGATTTAAAATGTTGAAACACTGTCACGCCAACGTCAGTCCACCGACTGGGTTTTTTTTCCAGCTTATTATTACTTCTGACCAACATTTCATTTTGGAACATCTAACAAGAATGAAAGCACACTACAAAAATATGAACTATAGGGTCACCATGACCGTTATGTGCGCGGAACAAAGGGCTATAAATAGCAGTCATTCAACCTTAGTTGTGTGAGGTAGGTGTTCCTCCCAGCGAGAATGGATATTGATGCTCATCGTGATTCAGCTCGCATCATCATGTTACAATGGACTTTGCATTCCAAAATGTATAAAACAATGTCG comes from Alosa sapidissima isolate fAloSap1 chromosome 18, fAloSap1.pri, whole genome shotgun sequence and encodes:
- the LOC121690250 gene encoding sodium/potassium/calcium exchanger 2-like isoform X5, translating into MGLDTASHEPLLSAGCKRQRYLHMRRKLRPLRIAGFLLSLAAISTVPFALGAFPSAFGTHPSLASSSSSLLGGAQVLLVDSPHRTLLSTDRWRSGDNASAEDSPVAMRSSAADGNESQGEYPQDLFTLAERRQGAVLLHMFGMLYMFIALAIVCDEFFVPALTVITEKFGISDDVAGATFMAAGGSAPELFTSVIGVFISHSNVGIGTIVGSAVFNILFVIGMCALFSREILNLTWWPLFRDVSFYILDLIMLIVFFLDNYITYAESLGLLSAYASYVIFMKFNSNMESFVKSCLNRNQVVEVEAPPKARPRLQRGGSSASLHNSLMRNSIFQLMIHTLDPLSEGKFREKASILHKIAKKKCQVEDANGVLDKNLPNSSSVEVEVTPPMNGTAGQDGDAGEDEEEDDQPLSLAWPETNRKRAAYLFIIPIVFVLWMTLPDVRKQSSKKFFPITFIGSICWIAAFSYLMVWWAHQVGETIGITEEIMGLTILAAGTSIPDLITSVIVARKGLGDMAVSSSVGSNIFDITVGLPFPWLMYSFIHDMAPVKVSSNGLFCAIVLLFIMLLFVIISIAACKWKMSKLLGFIMFLLYIVFLVVSVMLEDKIISCPVTV